The following are encoded in a window of Plasmodium cynomolgi strain B DNA, chromosome 4, whole genome shotgun sequence genomic DNA:
- a CDS encoding serine-repeat antigen (SERA;~putative), with protein sequence MIKRPVALILIIAILTSTNLTICETNKVDNVTQEGNKGTSGGSSNLSPPSNNNPPSDGSNNDETAFPTKTISFSMPPNLEGGGSSQNESAGSTDQVGTTTGDSPASSNNAPGGSNSSSDKKAEHTLIPSQGLQQTKSSSPGVTPQDHQTAVDFFGGNTAKSNDPLEGPQQVESALLKNYNGVKVTGSCGSYFRVYLVPHILIYALTKSSIIQIESLFDDNTRIDFEYSDDMVNKCEEGKNFKLILYLKDNILTLKWKVLPSSAEDHSEDTTKADVRKFKIPQLERPFTSIQVYTADVKAGLIESKNYALGADIPEKCNSIATDCFLNGNINIDKCYQCTLLVQNGDPTSNECFNYISKDLQDKHNNAKVKGQDELSPKEYELTEAIDIILKNIYKVDAQNKKKVLISMEDFDDVLKAELLNYCKLLKEMDDKGTLENCDLGNEVDIFNNMIRLLSMHPNENIITLQDKLRNTAICLKNVDEWINNKRGLLLPEGEEMSSFEGTPTTQVDKDEEEKQVEENILLDQDMYRKDDDGTIDLVKAGKELKLRSPYFKNSKYCNYEYCDRWKDKTSCFSNIEVEDQGNCGLCWIFASKLHLETIRCMRGYGHFRSSAMYVANCSKRNPKEICTVGSTPLEFLKIVQDTGFLPLEADHPYLHKNVMNQCPKPKENWINLWGNSKLLFHKLYGHLMSYKGFISYVSLHFRDNMHIFIDLIKREVQNKGSVIIYIKTKGVIGYDFNGTGVQNMCGHKIPDHAANIVGYGNYINRKGEKRSYWIIRNSWGYYWGNEGTFKVDMLGPKECKYNFIHSAVVFKVNLGAIDIPNKDVDLNRTYFPKHNSDFFHSLYFNNYDDEADGEKKIVFQKDRSNDDGGSGSGSGSGSGKGKGKGSKSKKGSKRKQISGQDEGGATGGASSGAASGARSSLPPQSAKPSPSAEKKIQILHVLKHIDKSKIVRGLVKYENISETQNDHSCARAHSKNPDRKDECKLFCEENWNSCKNHYSPGYCLAKLYSGGNCYFCYV encoded by the exons atgataaaacGACCCGTGGCGCTCATTCTCATTATAG CCATTTTGACTAGTACAAATCTCACCATATGCGAAACGAATAAAGTAGACAATGTAACCCAGGAGGGTAACAAAGGAACAAGTGGAGGGAGTAGTAACCTCTCCCCTCCTTCGAACAACAATCCTCCAAGTGATGGATCCAATAATGATGAGACAGCCTTTCCAACCAAAACTATATCGTTTAGTATGCCCCCCAATTTAGAAGGCGGGGGATCTTCTCAGAATGAAAGTGCAGGCAGTACAGACCAAGTGGGAACAACAACAGGTGACTCTCCCGCATCGAGCAATAACGCTCCTGGAGGGAGCAACAGCTCCAGTGACAAGAAAGCAGAGCACACACTTATTCCTTCACAGGGGCTTCAACAGACCAAATCATCCTCCCCTGGAGTAACACCGCAAGACCACCAAACAGCAGTAGACTTTTTTGGAGGAAATACAGCCAAATCGAATGACCCCCTTGAAGGCCCACAACAAGTAGAATCAGccttattaaaaaattacaatggAGTGAAAGTGACAGGTTCGTGTGGATCCTACTTTAGGGTATACCTAGTACCGCACATACTAATCTATGCCTTAACAAAGAGCTCCATTATTCAGATAGAGTCCCTGTTCGATGATAACACCAGGATAGATTTTGAATACTCCGATGACATGGTGAATAAATGtgaggaggggaagaacTTCAAGCTGATTCTTTACTTGAAGGATAATATATTGACGCTCAAGTGGAAGGTGCTTCCATCTTCAGCAGAGGATCACTCGG AGGACACCACCAAGGCGGACGTGCGAAAGTTCAAAATCCCGCAGCTGGAGCGCCCGTTCACCTCGATACAGGTGTACACGGCGGACGTGAAGGCGGGGCTTATCGAGAGCAAAAACTACGCCCTGGGCGCGGACATTCCGG AGAAGTGCAACTCCATCGCAACGGACTGCTTCCTAAACGGAAACATAAATATCGACAAGTGCTACCAGTGCACGCTGCTGGTTCAGAACGGAGACCCGACCTCCAACGAGTGCTTCAACTACATATCGAAGGACTTGCAAGACAAGCACAATAATGCAAAAGTGAAGGGGCAAGACGAGCTGAGTCCGAAGGAGTACGAACTCACCGAGGCAATCGATATCATCCtaaaaaatatctacaaAGTGGATGCacagaataaaaagaaggtgCTGATCAGTATGGAAGACTTCGATGACGTTTTGAAGGCAGAGCTCCTAAACTATTGCAAACTTCTAAAAGAAATGGACGATAAGGGTACTCTAGAAAATTGCGATTTAGGAAATGAGGTCgatatatttaataacatGATTAGACTGCTTAGTATGCACCCCAACGAGAATATCATCACATTGCAGGATAAGCTACGCAACACGGCAATATGCTTGAAGAATGTAGATGAATGGATTAATAACAAACGAGGATTATTGCTTCCGGAGGGAGAGGAAATGTCATCATTTGAGGGGACTCCTACTACTCAAGTGGACaaagatgaggaggaaaaacaggTAGAGGAAAATATACTACTCGATCAGGACATGTACAGAAAGGATGATGATGGCACCATCGATTTGGTCAAAGCGGGAaaggaattaaaattaagatctccttattttaaaaatagcaaaTACTGCAATTATGAATACTGTGATAGGTGGAAGGATAAAACGAGTTGCTTTTCGAATATCGAAGTGGAAGATCAAGGAAATTGTGGACTGTGTTGGATTTTTGCTTCTAAGTTACACTTAGAAACGATCAGATGCATGAGGGGGTATGGGCACTTCCGCAGTTCCGCTATGTACGTAGCAAACTGCTCAAAAAGGAACCCAAAAGAGATATGTACAGTCGGATCCACCCCATTAGAGTTCCTCAAAATTGTGCAGGACACAGGATTCTTGCCCCTTGAAGCTGATCACCCCTATCTGCACAAAAATGTCATGAATCAATGTCCCAAGCCCAAGGAGAATTGGATCAACCTATGGGGAAATAGCAAGTTACTCTTTCATAAATTGTATGGCCATCTCATGAGTTACAAAGGATTCATCTCCTATGTAAGTCTGCACTTTAGGGATAACATGCACATATTCATAGACCTAATAAAACGGGAGGTGCAAAATAAAGGATCCGTGATTATTTATATCAAAACGAAGGGCGTAATTGGATATGATTTTAACGGCACAGGGGTACAGAACATGTGTGGTCATAAAATACCTGACCATGCAGCTAACATCGTGGGGTATGGAAACTATATCAATAGGAAAGGAGAGAAGAGGTCCTACTGGATTATTAGGAATAGCTGGGGGTACTACTGGGGCAATGAAGGAACGTTCAAAGTGGACATGCTTGGACCAAAGGAATGcaaatataatttcattcACTCTGCTGTCGTTTTTAAGGTGAACTTGGGTGCTATTGATATCCCTAATAAGGACGTGGACCTGAACCGTACCTACTTCCCCAAACACAACTCGGACTTTTTTCACAGTCTCTACTTTAACAACTACGATGATGAGGCGGATGGCGAGAAGAAGATCGTCTTCCAGAAGGACCGAAGCAACGACGACGGTGGTAGTGGTAGTGGTAGTGGCAGTGGAAGTGGCAAGGGAAAGGGCAAGGGCTCCAAGTCGAAGAAGGGCtcgaaaaggaagcaaatttCAGGCCAAGATGAAGGCGGTGCCACAGGAGGTGCCTCTTCGGGGGCAGCTTCTGGTGCGCGTTCCAGCCTACCTCCCCAAAGTGCCAAGCCGAGCCCATCcgcagagaaaaaaattcaaatccTACACGTGCTGAAGCATATTGACAAGTCCAAAATTGTGCGAGGATTGGTaaagtatgaaaatataagCGAGACGCAAAATGACCACAGCTGCGCAAGGGCTCATTCGAAGAACCCAGACAGGAAGGACGAATGCAAACTCTTCTGTGAGGAAAACTGGAATAGCTGCAAGAACCACTACTCTCCTGGGTATTGCCTAGCCAAGTTGTACAGTGGCGGCAACTGCTACTTCTGCTACGTGTGA